A part of Bombus affinis isolate iyBomAffi1 chromosome 12, iyBomAffi1.2, whole genome shotgun sequence genomic DNA contains:
- the LOC126922616 gene encoding BMP and activin membrane-bound inhibitor homolog: protein MLTRDLLTLATMVSSLTVVIGASIDLDSGDYEVLADNEGKSDDNDSPYVREVRCYCNQPECVPQGYMCRGRGCFYPSLLGAEHSAYSGCLDESFKEQQCPTGYLCCEQDLCNHVDSPAMRNRLNKTLQVLVGDQRPFLGPVKPINHGGQATDGWFKTATIAVPICGLIVLLILASLATRLLQPVPTQSNKLGSHQMPDNGPPLLGSPKVPLV from the exons atgttGACACGGGACTTGTTGACTCTTGCGACGATGGTGTCCAGTCTAACTGTGGTCATTGGTGCTTCCATAGATCTTGATTCGGGGGACTACGAGGTGCTCGCCGATAACGAGGGAAAATCCGATGACAACG ACTCGCCATACGTTCGAGAAGTGAGGTGTTATTGCAATCAACCGGAATGTGTGCCTCAAGGATACATGTGCCGTGGCAGGGGCTGCTTTTATCCATCATTATTAGGAGCAGAACATAGCGCCTACAGTGGCTGCCTCGATGAGAGCTTCAAAGAACAGCAATGTCCTACGGGATACCTCTGTTGCGAACAAGATCTCTGTAACCACGTGGATAGCCCAGCCATGAGAAACAGGCTCAACAAGACTCTTCAAG TACTGGTGGGTGACCAACGACCTTTTCTCGGTCCGGTGAAGCCGATCAATCACGGAGGTCAGGCGACAGATGGATGGTTCAAGACTGCCACAATCGCTGTACCGATTTGCGGTCTAATCGTTCTACTGATACTGGCCAGTCTTGCCACTAGATTACTTCAGCCTGTACCGACGCAAAGCAACAAACTCGGATCACATCAAATGCCCGATAATGGACCACCGTTATTAGGATCACCGAAAGTGCCTCTCGTTTAA